The genomic region GTGTGTTCATCAGACGAGCAACCACGAAGAAATAATCAGATAAGCGGTTTATAAATTTTAAAACGGATGGATTGACTTGTTCTGGTTCAGCTTGCATAAAAGTCACTATTTTACGTTCCACATTACGTGTTTCTGTTCTTAAAACATGGAGCCAACTTGCCGACTCACTACCTCCAGGAATAATGAAATACATAATTTCTGGTAATTCAGGGTCGTAATGATCAATGCGCCCTTCTAACCAAGTTACATGCTCGCCGGTAATTTTATAATCCCGATGTCCATTGGGTATAGACAAATCTGATGTACAATCAAATAAAAACTGTTGAATGGTACGTAAGTCTTTGCGAATATCTTCTGAATGTCCGTCTTTTATGAGAGATGCTTCGACCAGACCGCACCAAGAATTAATATGATCCACTTCGCCGAACGCATCTATTCGCGCATCATTTTTCTCAACAGCTTGTCCGCCTCCAATGCGCGTTCTGCCTTTATCTCCTGTTCGTGTATAGATCGATGGTTTCATTTATCGCTTCACTCCTTTTTATTTATCATACCAGATTTTAATATTAAAATGAGTGTTTGTGGTTTTATATGCTAGAATAAAGAAAATAATTACTAAAGGAGTGTTTATATGGTTGAACAAGAAAAAAAATCGTCTACCAGTTTTCTTAAAAGCTCCAAATTCATGCAATTTTTCGGAGGCAAAAACCTTCTTTTTTCCTTAACGGCTTTTATTCTAATTGGTCTGTTAATCATGGTTTACCAGCAAATAGCTTTTATCTTTTACCCATTACGCGTTATATTCTCAACTATTGTGACGCCAATTGTTCTGGCTATTATCTTCTTTTATATTCTGAACCCACTCGTATCTTTTCTAGAAAAAAAGAAAATAGGTCGTATTTGGGGAACGATCATTGCATTTCTTGGCGTTATCCTTTTAATTGCGGCTGGAATTTTATCGGTTGTCCCAATATTGACAGAGCAAATTACTGATTTCGCAAGTGATTTCCCTGAATATATTCAGGGACTAAATCAAAATTTTAAAGAGTTTTTTGTTGGGAGTCAATTTGAAACTTATTTTAACGATATGATTGGGAGTTTGGACTCACGTATTAGTGAAGCCCCCGGGGAAATTTGGAATTGGATTTCCAGCTCTTCTCAGCAAATTTTTGATGTCTTTTCCACTATTTCGAATGTTGTCGTTGCTGTTGTTACTTTTCCAATTATTCTCTTTTTTATGCTGGCTGACCGCGGGAAATTCAAACCTTTTATTATGCAGTATACACCGCCTGTCTTTCGTAAAGATTTAGTAACCATTGGGCGACGTATCAGTGAAGTCTTAAGTTCTTATGTTGTCGGGGTGGCCCTAGTGGCATTGAGTTTAGGAGTCATTTTATTTTTTGGTTACCTGATTATTGGGCTTGATTATGCCTTCGTTCTAGCGGTAATTGCAACCATCACTGCTGTTATTCCTTTTATTGGTGCAACCATTGGGATTATTCCAGCCATTATTGTCGCTGCCTTTACCTCCCCTGCTATGCTTATCAAGATGATTGTCGTTTGGGTGGTTGCTCAAGCCGTTCAAGGGAATATTATTGAGCCAAATATTATGGGTAAAAAGCTGAAAATACATCCACTGACTATCATTATCGTCTTACTGATTATGGGCAACCTTTTAGGTATTGTCGGTATGATACTCGGAGTTCCTATTTTTGCTGTTGCACAAGTCTTGTTCGAATATATATTCAATAAGTTTAGAAAACATTATAATCGTTATTATGGCAATGTTGCTGGACGATTTGAAATTGAAGAAGAATAAAAAAAGAAGCTTTTAGCTTCTTTTTTTTGCCTATTCATCACTAACATATTAAATAAAGATGCTAGTGATGAAAATGATGACTATTTCATCATTAGCGATTATATTTTGCTTACTTATGATAAATTATCGCTATTTTTCATCATAAGCACCTATGTTTAACTTTCTAATGATGAAGATTTCTTCTACAGCGAGGATATTAGTCTTTTTTATTTTTTCATTTCATCTATTCGATTAACCAGCTTACTTTTTTCACTATTTTCGATTTCCCAGTGGATGACAAAGGTTAGAATCACACGCAACACAACGATTGCTGCTAAAATAACAAATTCATCTAAGGTCTGGATTACAACTGTTTTGAGAATCTCAGCAGCTAATTTAAATTCTAAACTATATGCCAGTGCTTTGGCTAAATCCAATTTCGGATCAGAAGCCATGAGATTTCCACGGGAAAGGAGAAAGAAAAACAGCGACCGCACAACTCCATAAATAATAATCAAGACACCAATCAATTCAATAATAGCGGATATAACGGGGATAATTAAAACTAACAGGGCATGTACATCCATTTTGATTCCCTCTTTTCATTATACTCTTATGTCTTTATTCTACCTGAACAACCTTTATATTCAATAAAATAAAAAGTTAGCAATAGCGTGTCAGGCTATTGCTAACTCCTTCTTTAATCGTCTAATTTCAGTCCTTTTAAAGCATCAAATAGGGCATTATTGAGTGGTTCTTCTTTTTCTTGCTTGTTTAAAAACTTTCTTACATCACGTTTATCGGCTTTTTTACTGCTTTGTTTTTTTCTTTGTTGAAAAGCAGATAGTTTTTCGCGGAAGCCACAATTTTTACATACAAACATTTGGCCATCCCCTTCACCCACCATTTCGAGTTTTTTATGACATTGTGGACAGCGTGCATTGGTTAGACGCGAAATATTTTTACGATGACCACATTCTCGATCCTGACAAACTAGCATTTTGCCTTTTTTACCGGTTACTTCCAACATTGGCTTTCCACAATCGGGACAAGGTTTACTGGTCAGATTATCATGCTTAAATTTGGCATCACTCTGTTTTATTTCAGAGACAATTTTTTTAGTATAAGTTTTCATTTCTTGAATAAAGGTATCTTTGTCCAGTTGACCTTTGGCAATTTTTTCAAGGCGTAATTCCCAATCTCCTGTTAATTCTGGTGATTTTAATTCAGAAGGAACGAGTTCTAAGAGTTGACGTCCTTTGCCAGTAGTATGAATACTATTTCCGCGTTTTTCAATCATAAATGAGCTAAATAGTTTATCAATAATATCGGCGCGCGTTGCAACAGTACCCAGTCCACCTGTTTCTCTTAAGGTTTGAGCTAACTTTTTATCTGAAGAAGCCATATATTTAGCAGGATTTTCCATAGCTGTTAATAAAGTCGCTTCTGTAAAATAAGCAGGTGGTTTGGTTTGCCCACTGGTTTCATTTAATACACGAATGGATAATTTTTCACCTTTATGAAGCTGTGGCAATAACTGGTTTTTTACATCTCCATCAGATTCATTATCTTCTTCGTCTTGGTTGTAAACATCACGCCAGCCTGCTTCAATAATGGTTTTTCCTTTTGCAACAAAGCTTTCACCTGCTAGGCTCGTTTCCAATGTAACTTCTTCCCATATTTCACTTGGAGATAGAGCAACTAAGAAACGTTTGACAACCAAATCATAGATTTTCCGCTCTCGGTCACTCAGATTTTGGATCGGAACCCTTTCTTCGGTAGGAATAATCGCATGATGGTCCGAAACTTTACTGTCGTCTACAAAAGACTTATTGGTTTTAATTGGTTGATTTACTAGCTTATTAGCTAACGGACGGTAAGCAGGAATAGCAATTGCTTTGAGTCGATCCGGAATCGTTGCTACAATA from Jeotgalibaca dankookensis harbors:
- a CDS encoding cob(I)yrinic acid a,c-diamide adenosyltransferase codes for the protein MKPSIYTRTGDKGRTRIGGGQAVEKNDARIDAFGEVDHINSWCGLVEASLIKDGHSEDIRKDLRTIQQFLFDCTSDLSIPNGHRDYKITGEHVTWLEGRIDHYDPELPEIMYFIIPGGSESASWLHVLRTETRNVERKIVTFMQAEPEQVNPSVLKFINRLSDYFFVVARLMNTRQGIEDVPYERSERVFHVSKEKRK
- a CDS encoding AI-2E family transporter, with product MVEQEKKSSTSFLKSSKFMQFFGGKNLLFSLTAFILIGLLIMVYQQIAFIFYPLRVIFSTIVTPIVLAIIFFYILNPLVSFLEKKKIGRIWGTIIAFLGVILLIAAGILSVVPILTEQITDFASDFPEYIQGLNQNFKEFFVGSQFETYFNDMIGSLDSRISEAPGEIWNWISSSSQQIFDVFSTISNVVVAVVTFPIILFFMLADRGKFKPFIMQYTPPVFRKDLVTIGRRISEVLSSYVVGVALVALSLGVILFFGYLIIGLDYAFVLAVIATITAVIPFIGATIGIIPAIIVAAFTSPAMLIKMIVVWVVAQAVQGNIIEPNIMGKKLKIHPLTIIIVLLIMGNLLGIVGMILGVPIFAVAQVLFEYIFNKFRKHYNRYYGNVAGRFEIEEE
- a CDS encoding DUF1622 domain-containing protein; the protein is MDVHALLVLIIPVISAIIELIGVLIIIYGVVRSLFFFLLSRGNLMASDPKLDLAKALAYSLEFKLAAEILKTVVIQTLDEFVILAAIVVLRVILTFVIHWEIENSEKSKLVNRIDEMKK
- a CDS encoding DNA topoisomerase III — translated: MTIIMQKSVVLAEKPSVARDIARVLKCNKKGQGYLEGDRYIVTWALGHLVTLAEPEHYDKKYKTWNLNDLPMLPQDLKLTVIKQTSKQYNAVKQQLNRKDVNEIIIATDAGREGELVARWTIEKANVHKPIKRLWISSVTDKAIKDGFNNLKPGKNYENLYQSAVARSEADWYIGLNATRALTTKHNAQLNCGRVQTPVVAIIQQREEEIKKFQPKNYYGLEAQTDQGLKLIWRDKNNNTRSFDRDDIQMIQKKIGNQAATIESLTSKRKKTPAPGLYDLTELQRDANRFFGYSAKETLNLMQTLYERHKLLTYPRTDSRFLSQDIVATIPDRLKAIAIPAYRPLANKLVNQPIKTNKSFVDDSKVSDHHAIIPTEERVPIQNLSDRERKIYDLVVKRFLVALSPSEIWEEVTLETSLAGESFVAKGKTIIEAGWRDVYNQDEEDNESDGDVKNQLLPQLHKGEKLSIRVLNETSGQTKPPAYFTEATLLTAMENPAKYMASSDKKLAQTLRETGGLGTVATRADIIDKLFSSFMIEKRGNSIHTTGKGRQLLELVPSELKSPELTGDWELRLEKIAKGQLDKDTFIQEMKTYTKKIVSEIKQSDAKFKHDNLTSKPCPDCGKPMLEVTGKKGKMLVCQDRECGHRKNISRLTNARCPQCHKKLEMVGEGDGQMFVCKNCGFREKLSAFQQRKKQSSKKADKRDVRKFLNKQEKEEPLNNALFDALKGLKLDD